A window from Rana temporaria chromosome 8, aRanTem1.1, whole genome shotgun sequence encodes these proteins:
- the LOC120910540 gene encoding zinc finger protein 665-like, which translates to MEEGEIFTECKQEESSLHMDTTDDHNVRNTSEESSDKSHTRTLRSHSRNTLIDPSIPEESSSGQEEDHIEESSFLCSVCGKLFTNKTDLLKHKKCHTAERPYSCSECGKCFTLKNNLSRHQKLHTGECPLSCLECGKCFTSKQILLTHQNSHMGLRPYSCSECGKCYTSKQNLHIHRYSHTGERPFSCSECGKGFTVKEKLFRHKKSHTGEHLFPCSECGKCFTTNQSLLTHQYRHTGERPYSCSDCGKCFTSKQNLLTHWYSHTGDRPFSCSECGKGFTEKRNLIKHQKLHTGERPYSCSECGKGFIVKASLLVHQRDHTGECPYTCSECGKCFKWKYSFDIHQKLHTGERPYSCLECRKSFRSKGNLVYHQRIHTGEHPYSCSECGKSFSQKGPLVYHQRIHTGERPYSCSECGKSFTSKGNLVHHQKVHKGERHSCSECGKSFTTKGNLVQHQRTHIRGEELKDIKDQIKEEEEETLGEELKDIKVEDKEEEEERLVSGDQQSMEEGEMIMESKQVESSLHIDTTDDHNVRNTSEESSDKSHTRTLRSHSRNTLIDPSIPEESSSGQEGDHTEERSLSCSVCGKLFTKKRDLLRHNKCHTAEHPYSCSECGKCLTSKQNLHIHQRSHTGERPYSCSECGKGFSVKASLVIHQRIHTGESPYSCSECGKCYISKHNLLTHQYSHTGEHPFSCSECGKGFTAKGKLLRHKKSHTGERPYSCSECGKCFTTNQSLLTHQNSHTGEHPYSCSECGKCFMSKGSLVFHQRVHTGERPYSCSECGKSFTSTGNLVYHQRVHTGERPYSCSECGKSFSQKGDLVCHQRVHTGERPYSCSECGKGFSVKGSLVIHQRVHTGERPYSCSECEKSFTTKANLVLHQRVHTR; encoded by the exons atggaggagggggagatatTTACGGAATGTAAACAGGAGGAATCTTCTCTACATATGGACACAA CAGATGACCATAATGTCCGGAATACGTCTGAGGAATCTTCTGATAAATCGCATACCAGGACTCTAAGATCTCACAGTAGAAATACTTTAATAGATCCGTCTATTCCCGAGGAATCTTCTTCAGGGCAGGAAGAAGATCACATAGAAGAGAGTTCATTCTTGTGTTCAGTGTGTGGGAAACTTTTCACAAATAAGACAGACCTTCTTAAACACAAGAAATGTCACACTGCtgagcgtccctattcatgttcagagtgcgggaaatgtttcactctgAAAAACAATCTTAGTAGACACCAGAAACTTCACACGGGTGAGTGTCCCCTTTCGTGTTTagaatgcgggaaatgtttcactagCAAACAAATCCTTCTTACACACCAGAACAGCCATATGGGTTtgcgtccctattcatgttcagagtgcgggaaatgttacaCTAGCAAACAAAACCTTCATATACACCGGTATAGTCACACTGGTGAGCGTCCcttctcatgttcagagtgcgggaaaggtttcactgtaaaagaaaaactttttagaCATAAAAAAAGTCACACAGGTGAGCATCTTTttccatgttcagagtgtgggaaatgtttcactaCCAACCAAAGTCTTCTTACACACCAGTACAGGCATACgggtgagcgtccctattcatgttcagatTGCGGGAAGTGCTTCACTAGCAAACAAAACCTTCTTACACACTGGTACAGTCACACGGGTGATCGTCCCTtctcgtgttcagagtgcgggaaaggtttcacTGAGAAAAGAAATCTTATTAAACACCAAAAGCTTCACACGGGggagcgtccctattcatgttctgagtgcgggaaaggttttatTGTGAAAGCAAGCCTTCTTGTGCACCAGAGAGATCACACGGGTGAGTGTCCTTATACATGCtcggagtgtgggaaatgtttcaaaTGGAAATATTCATTCGATATACACCAGAagcttcacacaggtgagcgtccctattcatgtttAGAGTGCAGGAAATCTTTTAGGTCGAAAGGAAACCTTGTTtatcaccagagaattcacacaggtgagcatccttattcatgttcagagtgtgggaaatctttctCACAGAAAGGACCCCTTGTGtatcaccagagaattcacacaggtgagcgtccttattcatgttcagagtgcgggaaatctttcacgtcAAAAGGAAACCTTGTGCATCACCAGAAAGTTCACAAGGGTGAGCGTCactcgtgttcagagtgcgggaaatctttcacgaCAAAAGGAAACCTTGTGCAACACCAGAGAACTCACATAAGA ggtgaagaactaAAAGACATCAAAGATCAGatcaaggaggaagaagaagagacgttg GGTGAAGAACTaaaagacatcaaagttgaggataaagaggaagaagaagagaggttggtgagtggagatcagcagtctatggaggagggggagatgattaTGGAAAGTAAACAGGTGGAATCTTCTCTACATATAGACACAA CAGATGACCATAATGTCCGGAATACGTCTGAGGAATCTTCTGATAAATCACATACCAGGACTCTAAGATCTCACAGTAGAAATACTTTAATAGATCCGTCTATTCCCGAGGAATCTTCTTCAGGGCAGGAAGGAGATCACACAGAAGAgaggtcattgtcatgttcagtGTGTGGGAAACTTTTCACAAAAAAGAGAGACCTTCTTAGACACAATAAATGTCACACTGCTGAGcatccctattcatgttcagagtgcgggaagtgtttaacTAGCAAACAAAACCTTCATATACATCAAAGAAGTCACACGggggagcgtccttattcatgttcagagtgcgggaaaggtttctcTGTGAAGGCATCCCTTGTTatacatcagagaattcacacaggtgagagtccctattcatgttcagagtgcgggaagtgttacaTTAGCAAACATAACCTTCTTACACATCAGTACAGTCACACGGGTGAGCATCCcttctcatgttcagagtgcgggaaaggtttcacTGCAAAAGGAAAACTACTTAGACATAAAAAaagtcacacaggtgagcgtccctattcatgctcagaatgtgggaaatgttttactaCCAATCAAAGTCTTCTTACACACCAGAATAGCCATACGGGTGAGCATCCCTATTCATGCTCagaatgtgggaaatgtttcatgTCGAAAGGAAGCCTTGTGTTTCATCAGAGAGTTCACACAGGTgaacgtccttattcatgttcagagtgcgggaaatctttcacgtcAACAGGAAACCTTGTGTATCACCAGAGAGTTCACACGGGTGAacgtccctattcatgttcagagtgcggaaaatcTTTCTCACAGAAAGGAGACCTTGTGTGTCACCAGAgagttcacacaggtgagcgtccttattcatgttcagagtgcgggaaaggtttctcTGTGAAGGGATCCCTTGTTATACATCAGAgagttcacacaggtgagcgtccttattcatgttcagagtgcgagaAATCTTTCACGACAAAAGCAAACCTTGTGCTACATCAGAGAGTTCACACAAGATAA